In Bacillus toyonensis BCT-7112, a single window of DNA contains:
- a CDS encoding undecaprenyldiphospho-muramoylpentapeptide beta-N-acetylglucosaminyltransferase, whose translation MKKIVFTGGGSAGHVTPNLAIIPYLQEQHWDISYIGSHQGIEKAIIEKEGIPYYSIASGKLRRYFDLKNIKDPFLVMKGVMDAYVRIRKLKPDVIFSKGGFVSVPVVIGGWLNRVPVLLHESDMTPGLANKIALRFASKIFVTFEEAAKHLPKEKVIYTGAPVREEVLKGNREKGLAFLSFSRKKPIITIMGGSLGAKKINETVREALPKLLKKYQIVHLCGKGNLDESLQNKEGYKQFEYIHEELPDILAATDFVISRAGSNAIFEFLTLEKPMVLIPLSKFASRGDQILNAESFEKQGYASVLYEEDVTMNSLIKHVEELDQNNEVYKRALKKYNGEEAIKTIIKHISEA comes from the coding sequence ATGAAGAAAATAGTCTTTACAGGTGGCGGTTCGGCAGGGCATGTAACACCTAATTTAGCCATCATTCCATATTTACAAGAACAGCATTGGGATATCTCTTATATTGGTTCTCATCAAGGGATTGAGAAAGCGATTATAGAAAAAGAGGGCATTCCGTACTATAGTATTGCGAGTGGAAAGCTACGTCGTTATTTTGATTTGAAAAATATAAAAGATCCTTTTCTTGTAATGAAGGGGGTTATGGATGCGTATGTAAGGATTCGAAAACTAAAACCGGATGTAATTTTTTCAAAAGGTGGTTTCGTATCTGTACCAGTCGTAATTGGAGGATGGTTAAATAGAGTGCCAGTTTTATTGCATGAATCCGATATGACACCAGGACTAGCAAACAAAATTGCGCTCCGTTTTGCTTCGAAAATATTTGTTACATTTGAGGAAGCAGCGAAACATTTACCGAAAGAAAAAGTAATATATACGGGAGCTCCTGTACGTGAAGAAGTGTTAAAGGGAAATCGTGAAAAAGGTTTAGCGTTTTTAAGTTTTTCACGTAAAAAGCCGATTATTACAATTATGGGTGGAAGTTTGGGTGCGAAGAAAATCAATGAAACAGTTCGAGAAGCGTTACCAAAACTTCTTAAAAAGTATCAAATTGTTCACCTTTGCGGAAAAGGTAATCTTGATGAAAGCTTACAAAATAAAGAAGGATATAAACAATTTGAATATATCCATGAGGAGTTACCAGACATATTAGCGGCAACAGATTTTGTTATTTCACGTGCGGGATCCAATGCAATCTTTGAGTTTTTAACATTAGAAAAGCCAATGGTTTTAATTCCCTTATCAAAATTTGCTAGTCGTGGAGATCAAATTTTAAATGCAGAATCCTTCGAAAAACAAGGTTATGCCTCAGTATTGTACGAAGAAGATGTTACTATGAATTCTCTTATAAAGCATGTCGAAGAGTTAGATCAAAATAATGAGGTGTATAAAAGGGCATTAAAGAAATACAATGGAGAAGAAGCGATTAAAACTATTATTAAACATATTTCAGAGGCATGA